A single Tuberibacillus sp. Marseille-P3662 DNA region contains:
- a CDS encoding ABC transporter ATP-binding protein, whose amino-acid sequence MINVNHLTNAFTPDKGIFDVSFNVKEGEVFGYLGPNGAGKSTTIRHLLGFMRPQEGSASITGMDCWHQAADIQKNVGYLPGEIAFIEGMKGDEFIQLIEGMRKIKHQQRRDELIERFQFDVHTPIHKMSKGMKQKVGLVTAFMHDPKVLILDEPTSGLDPLMQKVFIDLISEEKARGKTILMSSHSFTEIERTSDRVGIIKEGRMVTVKDIHHLRSEQRKVFEVTVRSQEDINTILSSNLDARLTSDDTVQIEIQGNYPLFIDTLHHCDVSNISIHEQELEDLFMNYYDRKEAFQS is encoded by the coding sequence ATGATTAACGTTAACCATCTAACAAACGCCTTCACTCCTGACAAAGGTATTTTTGACGTTAGTTTTAACGTCAAAGAAGGCGAAGTATTTGGTTATCTCGGTCCGAATGGTGCGGGAAAATCAACAACGATTCGTCACCTACTTGGATTTATGAGACCACAAGAAGGCAGTGCTTCAATCACAGGCATGGATTGTTGGCATCAAGCTGCCGATATTCAAAAGAACGTCGGCTATCTTCCAGGTGAAATCGCATTTATTGAAGGGATGAAAGGTGACGAATTCATTCAATTGATAGAGGGAATGCGCAAAATCAAACATCAACAGCGCAGGGATGAATTAATCGAACGGTTTCAATTTGACGTTCATACACCGATTCATAAAATGTCCAAAGGAATGAAGCAAAAAGTGGGGCTTGTGACTGCCTTTATGCATGATCCTAAAGTTTTAATCCTGGACGAACCGACATCTGGGCTTGATCCTTTAATGCAAAAGGTATTTATTGATTTGATTAGTGAGGAGAAAGCACGAGGCAAAACAATTTTAATGAGTTCTCACAGTTTTACGGAGATCGAACGTACCAGTGACCGTGTTGGTATTATCAAAGAGGGCCGAATGGTGACTGTCAAAGATATTCATCATCTAAGGTCAGAACAGCGAAAAGTATTTGAGGTCACTGTCCGATCACAGGAAGATATTAATACGATCCTTTCATCAAATTTAGACGCGAGATTAACAAGCGATGACACCGTCCAAATTGAAATTCAAGGCAACTACCCATTGTTCATTGATACCTTGCACCATTGTGATGTCTCCAATATTTCCATCCATGAACAAGAGCTTGAAGATCTGTTCATGAACTATTATGACCGTAAGGAGGCGTTC
- a CDS encoding TetR/AcrR family transcriptional regulator yields the protein MSGFERLKRQKQQAIRNAAFSLFSQMGIKDAKISDIAKQAGVSQVTIYNHFESKEGLLRDVIKHYMEHQLNKYRHILDDQTVDFMEKVRKIMFDKSQNYRFFNREMLEQVLVKDEALRVYIEDFYQKRSLPFMMDLIEEGKQEGKVRADLSVEAVQFYINMFQEHMERHSDLLTEHNQTFADDLMHMFFYGLISNHTSCE from the coding sequence ATGAGCGGGTTTGAACGGTTGAAAAGACAAAAACAACAAGCGATTCGCAATGCGGCCTTCAGTTTATTTTCTCAAATGGGTATTAAGGACGCTAAAATCAGTGATATTGCCAAACAGGCAGGCGTTTCACAAGTGACGATTTATAACCATTTTGAGTCAAAAGAAGGTTTACTTCGTGATGTGATTAAGCATTATATGGAGCATCAACTGAATAAATATAGGCACATATTGGATGACCAAACAGTTGATTTTATGGAGAAGGTTAGAAAAATCATGTTTGATAAAAGTCAAAATTACCGGTTTTTCAATCGTGAGATGTTAGAACAAGTCCTTGTGAAAGACGAAGCGCTTCGTGTCTACATTGAGGATTTTTATCAAAAACGGTCGTTGCCCTTTATGATGGATTTGATTGAGGAAGGTAAGCAAGAAGGAAAAGTCAGAGCGGATCTCTCCGTAGAGGCTGTGCAATTTTATATTAATATGTTTCAGGAACATATGGAGCGGCACTCTGACTTATTGACTGAGCATAACCAAACATTCGCGGATGATCTCATGCACATGTTCTTTTATGGATTAATTAGCAATCATACATCATGTGAATGA
- a CDS encoding cold-shock protein — translation MAFNQKKEPTPEVETAVWSCTSDDCSGWMRDQFSFESEPACPLCQSKMTKETRVLPEIDSN, via the coding sequence ATGGCCTTTAATCAGAAAAAAGAGCCAACACCTGAAGTTGAAACGGCGGTGTGGTCTTGCACCAGTGACGATTGTTCCGGGTGGATGCGCGATCAATTTTCTTTTGAAAGTGAACCCGCTTGTCCTCTGTGCCAATCTAAAATGACAAAGGAAACACGAGTTTTACCTGAAATTGATTCAAACTAA